One part of the Raphanus sativus cultivar WK10039 chromosome 7, ASM80110v3, whole genome shotgun sequence genome encodes these proteins:
- the LOC108817037 gene encoding trihelix transcription factor GT-3a-like, which yields MDQRNPFHHQHHHLIQQQQLHPPPQSTTTAMDPGGGGERIPQWSLEETKELLGIREELDQTFMETKRNKLLWEVVAAKMADKGFARTAEQCKSKWKNLVTRFKACETTEPEATRQQFPYYNEIQSIFTARIQRVLWSEATEPSTSSKRKHHQFSSDEEEEEQDTHEEPNQSINDELLAFVETHKKDAQVITTTNPRKRAKKGKGITGSSSKAGSTLREILEDFMRQTVKMEKEWRDAWEMNERAREKRETEWRRRMAELEEERAAAERRWMEREDERRLREEARAQKRDTLIGILLNKLNKDNNDDQHQGF from the exons ATGGACCAACGTAACCCTTTCCACCATCAGCATCATCACTTGATCCAACAGCAACAGCTTCATCCACCGCCACAGAGCACGACGACGGCGATGGATCCCGGCGGAGGAGGTGAGAGAATCCCACAGTGGAGCTTAGAGGAGACAAAGGAGCTCTTGGGTATAAGAGAAGAGCTTGATCAGACTTTCATGGAGACCAAACGTAATAAGCTACTTTGGGAAGTCGTCGCAGCTAAAATGGCCGACAAGGGTTTTGCCCGGACCGCAGAACAGTGTAAGAGCAAGTGGAAGAACCTCGTCACTAGATTCAAG GCTTGTGAAACTACTGAGCCAGAAGCTACTAGGCAGCAGTTCCCATACTACAACGAGATCCAATCGATTTTCACAGCAAGAATTCAAAGAGTGTTGTGGTCAGAAGCCACAGAACCAAGCACTTCTTCAAAGAGAAAACATCATCAGTTTTCATCCgacgaagaagaggaagagcaaGACACTCATGAGGAGCCAAATCAAAGCATCAACGATGAATTATTGGCTTTCGTTGAGACACACAAGAAAGATGCACAAGTGATTACTACTACTAATCCAAGAAAACGTGCGAAAAAAGGAAAAGGCATTACAGGTAGTAGCAGCAAAGCGGGTAGCACATTGAGAGAAATATTGGAGGACTTTATGAGGCAAACGGTGAAGATGGAAAAAGAATGGAGAGATGCATGGGAGATGAATGAGAGAGCGAGGGAAAAGAGAGAGACAGAGTGGCGGAGGAGAATGGCGGAGCTAGAAGAGGAGAGAGCGGCCGCGGAGAGGAGGTGGATGGAAAGAGAGGATGAGAGACGGTTGAGAGAAGAAGCTAGGGCTCAGAAAAGAGATACTCTCATTGGTATTTTGCTTAATAAGCTTAACAAAGATAACAATGATGATCAACATCAAGgcttctaa